A window from Gasterosteus aculeatus chromosome 14, fGasAcu3.hap1.1, whole genome shotgun sequence encodes these proteins:
- the gtf3c5 gene encoding general transcription factor 3C polypeptide 5, translating to MADSTVLNLDFTLKELSLSCQSEDADAPGSSSSVVLEDNRLVCVEYPGVVKSVDNMLDTLGGEKGVSRTFAHPNRRLELRFRPQDPFCHSLCGNRFPSSNLVLRVRRRVRKRNPKDAEVHMEILGIIGTTYKFQGMADFQCIAVHSEGGKDISLYDKIILRKLENQAFFEQPMPLFLPPASFSRLDCPVDFHYRPDVLQALSKGHTMTPTTTTTSTPSSSSNSNYIVVNRHRSLRRHNAVFVSFADPAVPTECLEAAKLNWSRVCVKDSDKRVEEQIMKMFESRPIWSRNAVKANINIHPDKLKLLLPVFAYYMVTGPWRSLWVRMGYDPRKNPEARKYQILDFRIRCSTKHGYSVSDIPVKAKRSALTYNLPITVNKIVPQVASVMELPGQEGAGSSRDPNRHQLKESSYIFTEGMLPPHRQMFYQLCDLHVERIRQVVEKMGDDEQQVCDEKDGWCVIGTTDKLRDIISSMIKTVIRAQNPPLPEFPKKRRRLGLNSGREEEEQDDEDRDDEDEYEEDEFQPSEGSENEMETEILDYL from the exons ATGGCGGACTCAACGGTGCTGAACCTGGATTTTACTCTGAAAGAACTGAGTCTTTCGTGTCAGAGCGAAGACGCGGACGCGCCCGGCAGCTCGTCCAGCGTGGTGCTGGAGGACAACAGGCTGGTGTGCGTGGAGTATCCGGGGGTGGTCAAGAGTGTGGACAACATGCTGGACACtctcgggggggaaaaaggagtGTCCAGG ACCTTCGCTCATCCAAACAGGCGTCTCGAGCTGCGCTTCCGACCTCAGGACCCTTTCTGTCACTCTCTGTGCGGAAACCGCTTCCCTTCAAGCAACCTCGTCCTCAGAGTGCGGCGACGCGTGCGGAAAAGGAACCCCAAGGACGCAGAGGTCCACATGGAGATACTTGGAATCATAGGAACAACGTACAAATTCCAAG gGATGGCAGACTTTCAGTGCATCGCTGTGCATTCAGAAGGTGGCAAAGACATCTCTTTGTACGACAAAATCATCCTCCGCAAATTAGAGAATCAGGCGTTCTTTGAGCAGCCGAtgcccctcttcctccccccggcAAGCTTCTCCCGCCTTGACTGTCCCGTGGATTTTCACTACAGGCCCGACGTCCTTCAAGCTTTATC CAAGGGGCACACCAtgacccccaccaccaccaccaccagcacccccagtagcagcagcaacagcaactaTATTGTTGTGAATCGACATCGAAGTCTCCGGCGCCACAATGCCGTTTTTGTCAGCTTCGCGGATCCGGCTGTGCCCACCGAGTGCCTCGAGGCCGCCAAGCTCAACTGGTCACGAGTGTGCGTGAAGGACAGTGACAAAAGGGTTGAGGAACAAATAATGAAG ATGTTTGAGAGCCGACCCATCTGGTCGCGAAATGCAGTCAAGGCCAACATCAACATCCACCCTGATAaactgaagctgctgctgcccgtCTTCGCCTACTACATG GTGACGGGGCCCTGGAGGAGCCTGTGGGTGCGGATGGGCTACGACCCGCGCAAGAACCCAGAAGCCAGGAAATACCAAATACTGGACTTCAGGATCCGCTGTAGCACCAAGCACG GCTATTCAGTATCTGACATCCCAGTGAAAGCCAAGAGGAGCGCCCTGACCTACAACCTGCCCATCACAGTTAACAAAATAG TTCCCCAGGTAGCTAGTGTGATGGAGCTTCCCGGTCAGGAGGGCGCAGGCTCCAGCCGAGATCCAAACCGTCACCAGCTGAAG GAATCCTCCTACATTTTCACAGAGGGCATGCTGCCTCCTCACAGACAGATGTTTTACCAGCTGTGTGATCTGCATGTGGAAAG GATCAGGCAGGTGGTGGAGAAGATGGGCGACGATGAGCAGCAGGTGTGCGACGAGAAGGACGGCTGGTGTGTTATCGGCACTACGGACAAGCTGAGGGACATCATCTCATCCATGATCAAAACGGTCATCCGAGCGCAGAATCCAC CCTTGCCAGAATTCCCCAAGAAACGCAGACGCCTTGGCCTAAATTCAGgtagagaggaagaggagcaggacgaCGAGGACAGGGATGATGAAGACGAATATGAGGAGGATGAGTTCCAGCCGTCGGAGGGCAGCGAAAATGAGATGGAAACAGAAATTCTGGATTACTTGTAA
- the gfi1b gene encoding zinc finger protein Gfi-1b isoform X1: MPRSFLVKNKRCSSYNIHRSHDDEPEALTCKEEASEVHNADCGDRPRSSPADRCSFEKEEAELEGPPTSPAHREPPGAPVAPTQPYYLNEPHMAGFAPYFKPSYGWEPSSYKLRQMSFTPTVLQHTSNLYGPRVSRSPQPQQPLDCSTHYSPTSDTYHCITCEKVFSTPHGLEVHVRRSHSGGRPFGCSICRKTFGHAVSLEQHMNVHSQEKSFECKMCGKSFKRSSTLSTHLLIHSDTRPYPCQYCGKRFHQKSDMKKHTYIHTGEKPHKCQVCGKAFSQSSNLITHSRKHTGFKPFGCDICSKGFQRKVDLRRHHESQHGMK, translated from the exons ATGCCCCGATCCTTCCTCGTGAAAAACAAGCGGTGCTCGTCCTACAATATCCACCGGTCTCACGATGACGAGCCTGAGGCCCTAACGTGTAAAG AAGAAGCCTCTGAGGTCCACAACGCCGACTGTGGCGACCGGCCTCGGTCTTCCCCTGCGGACCGCTGCTcctttgagaaggaggaggcagagctagaaggcccccccacctcacctGCTCACCGAGAGCCCCCCGGAGCCCCGGTGGCCCCCACGCAGCCGTACTACCTGAACG AGCCCCACATGGCCGGATTCGCTCCTTACTTCAAGCCGTCTTACGGCTGGGAGCCGTCCTCCTACAAGCTGCGGCAGATGAGCTTCACCCCCACGGTGCTGCAGCACACCAGCAACCTGTACGGCCCCCGCGTGAGCCGCAGCCCGCAGCCTCAGCAGCCCCTGGACTGCAGCACGCACTACTCCCCCACCTCAGACACCTACCACTGTATCACCTGCGAAAAG GTGTTCTCCACGCCCCACGGCCTGGAGGTGCACGTGCGCAGGTCGCACAGCGGCGGCAGGCCTTTCGGCTGCAGCATCTGCAGGAAAACCTTCGGCCACGCCGTGAGCCTGGAGCAGCACATGAACGTCCACTCTCAG GAAAAGAGCTTCGAGTGCAAGATGTGTGGCAAATCCTTCAAGCGCTCCTCCACGCTGTCCACGCACCTGCTCATCCACTCGGACACGAGGCCTTACCCCTGCCAGTACTGCGGCAAGAGGTTCCACCAGAAGTCGGACATGAAGAAACACACCTACATTCACACCG gCGAAAAGCCCCACAAATGCCAAGTGTGTGGCAAAGCGTTCAGCCAGAGCTCCAACCTGATCACCCACAGCCGGAAGCACACCGGCTTCAAACCGTTCGGCTGTGACATCTGCTCCAAGGGCTTCCAGCGGAAGGTGGATCTCCGGCGGCACCACGAGAGCCAGCACGGCATGAAGTGA
- the gfi1b gene encoding zinc finger protein Gfi-1b isoform X2, producing MPRSFLVKNKRCSSYNIHRSHDDEPEALTCKEASEVHNADCGDRPRSSPADRCSFEKEEAELEGPPTSPAHREPPGAPVAPTQPYYLNEPHMAGFAPYFKPSYGWEPSSYKLRQMSFTPTVLQHTSNLYGPRVSRSPQPQQPLDCSTHYSPTSDTYHCITCEKVFSTPHGLEVHVRRSHSGGRPFGCSICRKTFGHAVSLEQHMNVHSQEKSFECKMCGKSFKRSSTLSTHLLIHSDTRPYPCQYCGKRFHQKSDMKKHTYIHTGEKPHKCQVCGKAFSQSSNLITHSRKHTGFKPFGCDICSKGFQRKVDLRRHHESQHGMK from the exons ATGCCCCGATCCTTCCTCGTGAAAAACAAGCGGTGCTCGTCCTACAATATCCACCGGTCTCACGATGACGAGCCTGAGGCCCTAACGTGTAAAG AAGCCTCTGAGGTCCACAACGCCGACTGTGGCGACCGGCCTCGGTCTTCCCCTGCGGACCGCTGCTcctttgagaaggaggaggcagagctagaaggcccccccacctcacctGCTCACCGAGAGCCCCCCGGAGCCCCGGTGGCCCCCACGCAGCCGTACTACCTGAACG AGCCCCACATGGCCGGATTCGCTCCTTACTTCAAGCCGTCTTACGGCTGGGAGCCGTCCTCCTACAAGCTGCGGCAGATGAGCTTCACCCCCACGGTGCTGCAGCACACCAGCAACCTGTACGGCCCCCGCGTGAGCCGCAGCCCGCAGCCTCAGCAGCCCCTGGACTGCAGCACGCACTACTCCCCCACCTCAGACACCTACCACTGTATCACCTGCGAAAAG GTGTTCTCCACGCCCCACGGCCTGGAGGTGCACGTGCGCAGGTCGCACAGCGGCGGCAGGCCTTTCGGCTGCAGCATCTGCAGGAAAACCTTCGGCCACGCCGTGAGCCTGGAGCAGCACATGAACGTCCACTCTCAG GAAAAGAGCTTCGAGTGCAAGATGTGTGGCAAATCCTTCAAGCGCTCCTCCACGCTGTCCACGCACCTGCTCATCCACTCGGACACGAGGCCTTACCCCTGCCAGTACTGCGGCAAGAGGTTCCACCAGAAGTCGGACATGAAGAAACACACCTACATTCACACCG gCGAAAAGCCCCACAAATGCCAAGTGTGTGGCAAAGCGTTCAGCCAGAGCTCCAACCTGATCACCCACAGCCGGAAGCACACCGGCTTCAAACCGTTCGGCTGTGACATCTGCTCCAAGGGCTTCCAGCGGAAGGTGGATCTCCGGCGGCACCACGAGAGCCAGCACGGCATGAAGTGA